In Capsicum annuum cultivar UCD-10X-F1 chromosome 11, UCD10Xv1.1, whole genome shotgun sequence, one genomic interval encodes:
- the LOC124888651 gene encoding uncharacterized protein LOC124888651: protein MSDSTENRSPLGKEILMSIHCIMKSHSRHFHVLSILFLLPIFFTLVIYPSFHLAFFHPNYSFFQLHSYIISVTASEVTVLLVYTLFVVLFFLCAVATITYSAVQVSYDRPISLVSSIKSIRNSFFPLLSTCIFSHTIFISITMLLFFSVKIGIKYDLNHLGFMFILVIVPVLLWLQVNWSLAYVIAVVESKWGFETLRRSAYLMKGMSWLTFWTHLSNMLIYVLLLGSLVAFGSMVLVILDAAEGNQWRSFGVISQTLLYSVLGFVVMNYYLLGNVATYMYCKDFNGEKSSLEIGNKFTGASEYVSMPLGGEKNHAIV, encoded by the coding sequence ATGTCCGATTCTACCGAAAATCGTAGCCCCTTAGGGAAAGAGATCTTGATGTCCATCCACTGCATTATGAAATCTCACTCTCGCCATTTCCATGTCCTTTCAATCCTCTTCCTCTTGCCTATCTTTTTCACTCTCGTCATATATCCTTCTTTCCACCTCGCATTCTTTCATCCCAATTACAGTTTCTTTCAACTTCACTCGTACATAATCTCAGTGACCGCTTCCGAAGTTACTGTACTTCTGGTGTACACTCTGTTTGTCGTCCTGTTTTTCCTCTGTGCTGTAGCTACTATTACATATAGTGCTGTTCAAGTGTCCTATGATAGACCTATCAGCCTTGTTTCGTCTATTAAATCTATCAGAAACTCCTTCTTCCCCCTTCTCTCCACCTGTATCTTTTCTCACACCATTTTCATTTCGATCACGATGCTGTTGTTTTTTTCAGTCAAAATTGGAATCAAATACGACTTGAATCACCTCGGGTTCATGTTCATTCTCGTGATCGTTCCAGTACTGTTATGGCTACAGGTGAACTGGTCATTAGCTTATGTGATAGCAGTGGTTGAATCAAAATGGGGTTTCGAAACACTGAGGAGAAGTGCGTATTTGATGAAGGGGATGAGCTGGCTAACTTTCTGGACGCATTTGTCGAATATGCTGATTTACGTTCTTCTGTTGGGAAGCTTGGTGGCCTTTGGTTCCATGGTTTTAGTCATTTTGGATGCCGCGGAAGGTAATCAGTGGCGGAGTTTCGGAGTGATATCGCAGACACTGTTGTATTCAGTGCTGGGATTTGTTGTGATGAACTACTATCTTCTGGGAAATGTAGCTACGTACATGTATTGTAAGGACTTCAATGGTGAAAAATCATCGTTGGAGATCGGAAACAAGTTCACAGGCGCTAGCGAGTATGTATCTATGCCATTGGGCGGTGAGAAAAATCATGCTATTGTGTAA